The following are from one region of the bacterium genome:
- the glmM gene encoding phosphoglucosamine mutase codes for MENRALFSVSGLRGIVGEGLTIPLVVKYTSAFARHNGGKLYFVAQDTRPHSVAIKLAVISTLLSLGKEVIDLGVVPTPTLLFAIRERKADGGVMITASHNPIEWNALKFANGNGLFISNEDVVKVEKLAQEEPTWSRFDGFKPLRQNVNTIKDHIEKILASPFINAPLIRKRKFKVVCDCINGAAYNAIPTLLEELGAEVFGINCDDSGEFTRNPEPKKEHLMELENLLFEKDADVAFATDPDGDRLLVGFRDIGLLSEEYTVPLCAYYILGKKKGDVVVNLSTSMIVEHVAENYKVKVFRTAVGEANVVKMMIEKGAIIGGEGNGGVIFPAINACRDSLTGIAIILSLMAEENIYPIYSSIPKFFMMKKQVKYYSELPVEKLEKAFKRFNVDLTDGVYLRKKDAWIHIRKSNTEPVVRIYAESPSEEETLSLIAKAEEVLSA; via the coding sequence ATGGAAAATAGAGCACTATTTTCGGTATCAGGCCTTCGAGGTATAGTTGGGGAAGGCTTGACTATACCGCTTGTTGTCAAGTACACTTCAGCTTTTGCACGGCATAACGGCGGTAAATTGTATTTTGTGGCTCAAGACACAAGACCACATAGCGTTGCAATAAAATTAGCAGTAATTTCAACCTTGCTTTCTCTTGGCAAGGAAGTTATAGACCTTGGAGTGGTACCTACCCCCACTCTTCTCTTTGCAATCCGAGAAAGAAAAGCAGATGGTGGGGTAATGATTACCGCCAGCCATAACCCTATTGAGTGGAATGCATTGAAGTTTGCCAACGGAAATGGCCTTTTTATCTCAAATGAAGATGTTGTGAAAGTTGAAAAATTGGCTCAGGAAGAACCTACCTGGTCAAGATTTGATGGATTCAAGCCACTAAGGCAGAATGTTAACACTATTAAAGACCATATAGAGAAGATCTTGGCAAGTCCATTTATTAACGCGCCTCTTATAAGAAAGAGAAAGTTTAAAGTTGTGTGTGATTGCATAAACGGTGCTGCTTATAACGCTATACCTACACTACTTGAAGAACTCGGTGCCGAGGTTTTTGGTATCAATTGTGATGATTCAGGAGAATTTACAAGGAATCCTGAACCCAAAAAGGAGCATTTAATGGAGCTCGAGAATCTACTCTTCGAAAAAGATGCTGATGTGGCCTTTGCCACAGACCCTGATGGTGACAGACTTCTTGTAGGATTCAGAGACATAGGATTGCTTTCCGAAGAATACACTGTTCCCCTTTGTGCTTACTATATTTTGGGCAAGAAAAAAGGCGATGTTGTTGTCAACCTCTCTACGTCTATGATAGTGGAACACGTTGCTGAAAATTATAAAGTGAAAGTTTTTCGCACCGCCGTTGGCGAAGCCAATGTAGTAAAGATGATGATTGAAAAAGGCGCAATTATTGGGGGAGAAGGTAATGGAGGAGTTATTTTTCCTGCGATAAACGCCTGTAGGGATTCTTTAACCGGTATTGCGATAATCCTTTCCCTAATGGCTGAAGAGAACATATACCCTATTTATTCTTCAATTCCGAAGTTTTTCATGATGAAGAAACAGGTAAAGTATTATTCGGAATTACCCGTGGAAAAGCTTGAAAAGGCTTTTAAGAGGTTTAATGTGGACCTTACCGATGGGGTTTATCTAAGAAAAAAGGATGCATGGATTCATATTAGAAAATCGAACACCGAGCCAGTTGTAAGAATTTACGCAGAGTCTCCTTCAGAGGAGGAAACTCTTTCCTTGATTGCCAAGGCAGAAGAGGTACTTTCTGCGTAA
- the ppdK gene encoding pyruvate, phosphate dikinase, whose product MAKKYVYFFGGGKAEGNKDMKNLLGGKGANLHEMTNIGIPVPPGFTITTEACVYYFKNGTFPPGLEEEVRENLKKLENLTGKIFGSVDNPLLVSVRSGARTSMPGMMDTILNLGLNDQSVQGLAKKTNDERFAYDSYRRFIQMFSDVVLGVDRNLFEERLRAKKAEVGVKEDFEVPTKELKELVEEYKDIVKKVTGKPFPQDPVEQLWLAIEAVFKSWNNKRAIEYRRLHRIPDEWGTACNVQTMVFGNMGFDCATGVAFTRDPSTGEKTVYGEYLPNAQGEDVVAGIRTPKKLQLLAKDMPQAYKELLEIFDRLEKHYRDMMDIEFTIEKGKVYILQTRVGKRSARAEVKIAVDMVKEGLITKEEAVLRVDPRRIEQLLHPMIDPKAEKVVLTKGLPASPGAAWGKVIFDSDEAADLSEAGEPVILVRDETSPDDIRGMARSRGILTARGGMTSHAAVVARGIGKPCVVGAEEIEVDYENNLFRVRDVVVKKGDIITIDGSTGEVLLGKVPTVDPELFEEFNELLRWADEIRWIGVRANADTPADAERARKFGAEGIGLCRTEHMFFEGERIYAMQEMILAKTKEERERALAKLLPMQREDFKGIFKAMDGFPVTIRLLDPPLHEFVPKTKEQMEELSRKTGISVEEIAAKSEALREANPMLGHRGCRLGIVYPEITEMQARAIFEAACECIKEGVKAIPEIMVPIVSLKDELDNQKAIIDRVAAEVMKEKGIEVEYTVGTMIELPRACVTADKIAQTAEFFSFGTNDLTQTTFGFSRDDVGKFVPKYIELGILKDDPFQVLDQEGVGALVKIGIEKGRSTRPNLKVGICGEHGGEPSSVEFCHRVGMDYVSCSPFRVPIARLAAAQAVVKEKMKRQRLPH is encoded by the coding sequence ATGGCGAAAAAATATGTTTACTTTTTTGGAGGCGGAAAAGCTGAAGGCAACAAAGACATGAAGAATTTGCTTGGGGGTAAAGGTGCCAACCTCCATGAGATGACTAATATTGGCATTCCAGTCCCACCGGGTTTTACGATTACAACGGAAGCTTGTGTATATTACTTCAAAAATGGAACTTTTCCTCCGGGTCTTGAAGAGGAGGTTAGAGAAAATCTGAAGAAATTGGAGAATTTGACAGGAAAGATCTTTGGTTCTGTTGATAATCCGCTGCTTGTTTCAGTAAGGTCTGGTGCTCGTACATCAATGCCAGGCATGATGGACACCATTTTGAACCTTGGTCTAAATGACCAATCGGTTCAGGGGCTTGCAAAAAAGACCAACGATGAGCGATTTGCTTATGACTCTTATCGTAGATTTATTCAGATGTTCTCAGACGTTGTTCTTGGTGTTGATAGGAACCTTTTTGAAGAAAGACTAAGAGCCAAGAAGGCAGAAGTAGGTGTTAAGGAAGATTTCGAAGTTCCGACAAAAGAATTAAAGGAACTCGTCGAGGAATATAAGGACATAGTCAAAAAAGTTACGGGAAAGCCCTTTCCCCAAGACCCGGTAGAGCAGCTGTGGCTCGCAATTGAAGCAGTTTTTAAATCTTGGAACAATAAGAGGGCCATTGAATACAGAAGGCTTCATAGGATCCCCGATGAATGGGGAACCGCATGTAATGTTCAGACAATGGTATTTGGGAACATGGGATTTGATTGTGCAACCGGCGTAGCCTTTACAAGGGACCCATCTACGGGTGAGAAGACGGTTTACGGCGAGTATCTTCCTAATGCTCAGGGTGAAGATGTTGTCGCTGGAATAAGAACTCCAAAGAAACTGCAGTTGCTTGCTAAGGACATGCCTCAAGCATATAAAGAATTACTTGAGATTTTTGACAGACTCGAGAAACACTACAGGGACATGATGGATATCGAGTTCACTATTGAGAAAGGAAAAGTTTACATACTTCAGACCAGGGTTGGGAAAAGAAGTGCTCGTGCGGAGGTAAAGATTGCTGTTGATATGGTAAAAGAAGGATTGATAACTAAAGAAGAAGCAGTTTTAAGAGTTGATCCAAGGAGGATTGAGCAACTATTACACCCGATGATTGACCCGAAGGCAGAGAAGGTCGTGCTTACAAAAGGCCTTCCTGCTTCACCTGGGGCTGCATGGGGTAAGGTAATATTTGATTCTGATGAAGCTGCTGACCTCTCGGAGGCTGGAGAACCTGTCATTCTTGTGAGAGATGAAACCTCCCCTGATGATATTCGCGGGATGGCAAGATCGAGGGGTATTCTTACTGCAAGAGGGGGAATGACATCCCATGCGGCTGTCGTTGCACGGGGTATCGGAAAGCCCTGTGTGGTTGGTGCCGAGGAGATTGAAGTTGACTACGAAAATAACCTCTTCAGAGTAAGAGATGTTGTAGTTAAGAAAGGAGATATAATTACCATTGATGGCTCGACGGGTGAAGTCTTGCTTGGCAAAGTGCCAACGGTAGATCCTGAACTTTTTGAGGAATTTAACGAGCTCCTCAGATGGGCTGATGAAATCAGATGGATTGGTGTTCGTGCTAATGCGGATACTCCTGCGGATGCAGAAAGAGCCAGGAAATTTGGGGCTGAGGGTATAGGACTTTGCAGAACGGAGCACATGTTCTTTGAGGGTGAAAGAATTTATGCCATGCAAGAAATGATACTGGCGAAGACTAAGGAAGAAAGAGAAAGAGCACTGGCAAAATTACTACCGATGCAAAGAGAAGACTTTAAAGGAATCTTTAAGGCTATGGATGGTTTCCCAGTGACGATTCGCTTGTTGGATCCACCTCTTCACGAGTTCGTTCCAAAAACAAAAGAGCAGATGGAGGAGCTTTCAAGGAAAACGGGAATATCTGTGGAAGAGATTGCTGCAAAGTCTGAGGCTCTCCGAGAAGCTAATCCTATGCTTGGTCACAGAGGTTGTCGTCTTGGCATCGTTTATCCAGAGATAACGGAGATGCAGGCAAGGGCAATTTTTGAGGCTGCATGCGAATGTATAAAGGAAGGGGTAAAGGCCATTCCTGAGATAATGGTCCCTATTGTGTCGCTAAAAGATGAGCTGGATAACCAGAAGGCAATTATTGATAGAGTTGCCGCCGAAGTGATGAAAGAAAAGGGTATTGAGGTAGAGTATACTGTAGGAACAATGATTGAATTGCCCAGAGCCTGTGTAACTGCAGATAAGATTGCTCAGACTGCCGAGTTTTTCTCTTTCGGTACAAATGACTTGACCCAAACTACCTTTGGCTTTTCCAGGGATGATGTCGGGAAATTTGTACCTAAATACATAGAACTTGGCATTTTGAAGGATGATCCTTTCCAGGTACTTGATCAGGAAGGAGTAGGTGCTCTTGTTAAAATTGGCATTGAAAAGGGTAGATCCACAAGACCGAATCTCAAGGTTGGTATTTGCGGTGAACATGGTGGTGAGCCGTCCTCGGTGGAGTTCTGCCACAGAGTTGGTATGGATTACGTCTCCTGTTCGCCCTTCCGTGTTCCAATTGCCAGACTCGCAGCTGCTCAAGCTGTTGTAAAGGAAAAAATGAAAAGGCAGAGGTTACCACATTAA